Proteins from one Gimesia maris genomic window:
- a CDS encoding arylsulfatase: MKTFFSLFLLACILTGNLTASENKNPPHKKSQTRPATQATTHPNIVIFLADDQGWGDLSHNGNTNLHTPNVDSLAKEGVKFNRFYVGAVCAPTRAAFLTGRYHARTGTIGVSTGQERFNSDEYTIAQAFKAAGYATGAFGKWHNGTQYPNHPNAKGFDEYYGFTSGHWGHYFSPMLDHNGTFVKGNGYITDDLTDKAMAFIEQQVQNHKPFFAYLPYCTPHSPMQVPDQYWDRFKDKQLKLHNREPDREQPDHLRAALAMCENVDWNVGRVLKKLNSLRITDDTIVIYFSDNGPNGVRWNGDMKGKKGSLDEGGVRSPFVIRWPGHLPAGQEVNQIAGAIDLLPTLTDLAGIKRPEPKPIDGVSLKPLMLNSKADWPERMIFSSLRNRVSVRTDQYRLSRKGELYDMHADPGQRNNIAKQKPEITAKLQQAVTDWRQSVWPNGYPEDTRPFLIGYGGARSTQLPARDAVSHGDIKRSSRHPNCSYFYHWTSISDSITWNAEVDTAGIYEVILYYTCPQADIGSTVELSFNGSKLQGQITQPHDPPLVGAAQDRAVRSESFVKDFKPMTLGKITLTKGTGQLTLRALEIPGSQVMDFRLLILNRIE, encoded by the coding sequence ATGAAAACTTTTTTCTCCCTGTTCCTGCTGGCCTGTATTCTGACTGGTAATCTGACAGCATCTGAAAATAAAAACCCACCTCATAAAAAATCTCAAACCAGACCGGCAACACAGGCAACCACGCATCCCAACATTGTGATCTTCCTCGCCGACGATCAGGGCTGGGGGGACCTCAGTCATAACGGTAATACCAATCTGCACACGCCCAACGTCGATTCACTGGCAAAAGAAGGCGTGAAGTTCAACCGCTTCTACGTGGGCGCAGTCTGTGCACCGACCCGCGCTGCATTCCTGACGGGGCGCTACCATGCCCGCACTGGAACTATCGGCGTCTCCACCGGACAGGAACGTTTCAATTCCGATGAATACACCATCGCCCAGGCCTTCAAAGCCGCCGGCTATGCCACGGGCGCTTTTGGGAAATGGCATAACGGCACGCAGTATCCCAACCATCCCAACGCCAAAGGATTCGACGAGTACTACGGTTTCACTTCGGGTCACTGGGGACACTACTTCAGCCCCATGCTGGATCACAATGGCACCTTTGTAAAAGGGAACGGCTATATCACCGACGACCTGACCGACAAAGCGATGGCGTTCATCGAACAGCAGGTTCAGAATCATAAACCATTTTTCGCTTACCTCCCCTACTGCACACCCCATTCTCCCATGCAGGTGCCCGATCAATACTGGGATCGTTTTAAAGACAAACAACTCAAGCTGCATAACCGGGAACCAGACAGAGAACAGCCCGATCACCTGCGCGCCGCCCTCGCCATGTGTGAGAACGTCGACTGGAATGTGGGACGCGTCCTGAAAAAACTCAACAGCCTGAGAATCACAGACGACACCATCGTGATCTATTTTTCCGACAATGGACCGAACGGGGTTCGCTGGAACGGAGATATGAAAGGCAAAAAAGGTTCGCTTGATGAAGGAGGCGTCCGCTCTCCGTTCGTCATTCGCTGGCCCGGACATCTGCCCGCCGGACAGGAGGTCAATCAGATCGCCGGAGCCATCGACCTGCTCCCTACACTGACTGATCTGGCAGGCATCAAACGCCCCGAGCCCAAACCCATTGATGGCGTCAGTCTCAAACCATTGATGTTAAACTCAAAAGCAGACTGGCCGGAGCGCATGATTTTCTCCAGTCTGCGCAATCGCGTCAGCGTCCGCACCGATCAATACCGCCTGTCTCGCAAAGGGGAACTGTATGACATGCACGCCGATCCCGGCCAGCGAAACAACATCGCGAAACAGAAACCGGAAATCACCGCAAAACTGCAGCAGGCGGTCACAGACTGGAGGCAATCCGTCTGGCCGAACGGTTATCCTGAAGACACGCGACCATTTTTAATCGGCTATGGTGGCGCACGCTCCACACAGCTGCCAGCCCGCGACGCTGTCTCGCATGGCGACATCAAACGTTCCTCCCGGCACCCCAACTGTTCCTACTTTTATCACTGGACCAGTATCAGTGACAGTATCACCTGGAATGCCGAAGTCGACACAGCCGGAATTTACGAAGTAATTCTGTACTATACCTGTCCACAGGCAGACATCGGCTCGACTGTGGAGCTGAGTTTTAACGGCAGTAAACTGCAGGGACAGATCACTCAGCCCCACGATCCGCCACTGGTAGGCGCAGCACAGGATCGCGCCGTGCGCTCCGAGTCGTTCGTCAAAGATTTCAAGCCCATGACACTGGGAAAAATCACCTTAACCAAAGGGACGGGACAGCTCACTCTGCGGGCTCTCGAAATTCCCGGAAGTCAGGTCATGGACTTCAGACTGCTGATTCTTAACCGAATCGAATAA
- a CDS encoding sulfatase-like hydrolase/transferase, translating into MKKAAALLKMCVTNLGKIYPHPWFALCFLALAVCELILLSFHPNSFWNNSSLVWYETLTLVALSVLTWASFSWIVWWLLALARSTPVGKNKGVVLFFLLAVCFSSGLLFYVCSWVFYWRTGAFLDWESLTFGGSNLLMMGHYLWQSEQTSLLLAAAVCVFGFFLAVYGFKRLQRVSDSIPQDWSSAKIGRRTVFLTVELVFVLVLMSSLNQNSMLATIEWWNHAGPDCDYELRTRLNPVLTMTVQSAMQAWQNDELEGELTAEESGPLRSTPYEVNQRLKDSTEQYSVIYIAIEALRSDVVLLKHQGREVMPHLNQLARKGMNFTRCYAQSTHSNYADPCLFSSLYPLRTAGHHYYSRTDPWPKVMLYDVLKQHGYATAIYSSQNETWGHMDAILESPGLDVFFDSRSYAGATRVSEKDVGFAQYAQKTHVAGKLDDAITMEQAIDWISRQEAKQQPFVLCMNLQSSHFPYELPSGQTGPFQPATIDFPASFVSYPKDKIPVMRNAYYNSLHYIDEQIGKLVTYLDAHQLRDKTILVLAGDQGEAFYENGFPTHAGPPFEPTIRTALVIDAPHQQTTQTIDYLTQAIDIVPTICGLLEVPVHPCFQGIDVLSSERPAEDRRLAFVHCQSTIGKSDAVISGTGWKLVHDREQETTSLYHLNEDPGETTDVLQEKPEMSKQLARLLQQWRRQQLLYYQNPASYGWNYPPRTPRVPEPVLLRDKHD; encoded by the coding sequence GTGAAGAAAGCTGCTGCTTTATTGAAGATGTGTGTCACGAACCTGGGGAAGATCTATCCTCATCCCTGGTTTGCGCTGTGCTTTCTGGCGCTGGCAGTCTGCGAACTGATATTGTTGTCATTCCATCCGAACAGCTTCTGGAATAATTCCAGCCTGGTGTGGTATGAAACATTGACGCTGGTGGCGCTCTCTGTTTTAACGTGGGCTTCGTTCAGTTGGATTGTGTGGTGGCTGCTGGCACTCGCTCGATCTACACCAGTGGGAAAAAATAAAGGCGTGGTGCTGTTCTTCTTACTGGCGGTCTGTTTCAGTAGCGGATTGCTGTTTTATGTTTGCAGTTGGGTTTTTTACTGGCGCACCGGTGCGTTTCTGGACTGGGAATCGCTGACCTTTGGCGGCAGTAACCTGCTGATGATGGGACATTATCTGTGGCAGTCAGAACAGACATCGCTGTTGCTGGCCGCAGCAGTTTGTGTGTTCGGTTTCTTTCTGGCTGTTTACGGTTTCAAGCGGCTCCAGCGGGTTTCTGATTCAATTCCGCAGGACTGGTCGAGTGCAAAAATTGGCCGACGCACGGTTTTTTTAACTGTAGAGCTGGTATTCGTGCTGGTACTGATGTCGTCCCTTAATCAGAACAGCATGTTGGCTACGATTGAATGGTGGAATCATGCAGGCCCGGATTGTGATTATGAATTACGGACGCGGTTAAATCCCGTGTTGACGATGACTGTTCAGTCTGCGATGCAGGCCTGGCAGAACGATGAGTTAGAGGGCGAATTGACTGCTGAGGAATCAGGTCCGCTTCGTTCTACGCCTTACGAAGTGAATCAGCGGCTGAAAGACTCTACAGAGCAATATTCCGTGATATATATTGCCATTGAAGCCTTACGCAGCGATGTGGTGTTGTTGAAGCATCAGGGGCGGGAAGTGATGCCTCATCTGAATCAGCTGGCGCGAAAGGGAATGAATTTCACGCGCTGCTATGCACAGAGTACCCATTCGAATTACGCTGACCCCTGTCTGTTCAGTTCGCTGTATCCTCTGCGAACCGCCGGGCACCATTATTATTCCCGTACCGATCCCTGGCCGAAAGTCATGTTGTACGATGTGCTCAAGCAACATGGATACGCGACTGCCATCTATTCTTCACAGAATGAGACCTGGGGGCACATGGATGCGATTCTGGAGAGCCCCGGCCTGGATGTCTTCTTTGATTCGCGCAGCTATGCTGGTGCGACGCGGGTCTCGGAGAAAGATGTCGGCTTTGCTCAGTATGCACAAAAGACGCACGTCGCCGGCAAGCTGGATGATGCGATTACTATGGAGCAGGCCATCGACTGGATTTCCCGCCAGGAAGCGAAGCAGCAGCCTTTTGTGCTGTGTATGAATCTGCAGAGTTCCCATTTTCCTTATGAGCTTCCATCGGGGCAGACGGGGCCGTTCCAGCCGGCGACGATCGATTTTCCTGCTTCGTTTGTTTCTTATCCAAAAGACAAAATTCCGGTGATGCGGAATGCCTATTATAATTCGTTGCATTATATCGATGAGCAGATTGGTAAACTGGTGACGTATCTGGATGCGCACCAACTGCGGGACAAAACGATTCTGGTACTGGCGGGCGACCAGGGGGAGGCGTTTTATGAAAATGGTTTTCCGACACACGCCGGCCCTCCCTTTGAGCCAACGATTCGTACGGCACTGGTAATCGACGCGCCCCACCAGCAGACTACTCAAACGATCGATTACCTGACACAGGCGATTGATATTGTGCCTACCATCTGTGGCCTGTTGGAAGTTCCCGTGCATCCCTGTTTTCAGGGAATCGATGTACTTTCTTCGGAACGCCCTGCAGAAGATCGACGGTTGGCGTTCGTGCATTGTCAGTCGACGATCGGCAAAAGTGACGCTGTCATCAGCGGAACCGGCTGGAAACTGGTTCACGACAGAGAGCAGGAGACGACCAGCCTGTATCATCTGAACGAGGATCCCGGGGAAACAACAGACGTTCTGCAGGAAAAACCGGAGATGTCAAAACAGCTTGCCAGGCTGCTGCAGCAGTGGCGTCGACAGCAGTTACTATACTATCAGAACCCGGCCAGCTACGGCTGGAACTATCCGCCTCGTACACCAAGAGTCCCTGAGCCAGTGTTGCTCAGGGATAAACACGACTGA
- a CDS encoding DUF1501 domain-containing protein → MQRRQFLVASGLGFAGMSFGKPASVKSAPQTQSAPGRKTAKSTILFFLCGGASHLDMWDMKPHAPSNYRGMFSPIQTSAPGVQLCEHLPMLAKQAHHLAVINSVGATVNTNDHHAGYYYNLTGHIPDQSFITLGNNRTPMPDDWPYMGSVVASRRPSHKSLPNAISLPHMPSRAPYTRPGQFAARIGVEHDPMYIQGTREEPLKLRGPAMSLEGDVTADRLTERMSLLKQLDTARRHYDSFAEVTTMNRHQERALSLLLSSESTSAFDLEQESQATMERYGKTINGMSLLVARRLVEAEVPFITVFWKGDLNKLGKKCKSAGSWDTHGNNFNCLKENLLPEFDRAYSALIEDLNDRGLLDETLVMVTSEMGRKPKIGDPRSGGISGAGRDHWTHCLTDVLAGGGIKGGQTFGASDRYGEYPLNSPVTPADVTHTVYHAMGIDDLIAYDKLERPYHLLDDSKPLTALF, encoded by the coding sequence ATGCAACGACGGCAATTTCTGGTGGCATCGGGGCTCGGCTTTGCCGGCATGTCGTTTGGGAAACCCGCTTCTGTTAAGTCTGCTCCTCAGACTCAATCAGCGCCGGGACGCAAAACCGCCAAATCTACCATTCTCTTCTTTCTGTGTGGCGGTGCTTCGCATCTCGACATGTGGGATATGAAACCCCATGCGCCTTCCAACTATCGTGGGATGTTTTCTCCCATTCAAACTTCCGCACCAGGAGTTCAACTCTGCGAGCATCTGCCGATGCTGGCAAAACAGGCACACCATCTGGCCGTGATCAATTCCGTTGGTGCAACCGTCAACACAAACGACCATCACGCCGGCTACTATTATAATCTGACTGGACACATTCCCGATCAATCCTTTATCACACTCGGCAATAATCGCACCCCCATGCCGGACGACTGGCCTTACATGGGCTCCGTGGTTGCATCACGACGTCCCTCACACAAGAGTCTGCCGAACGCGATTTCTCTGCCGCACATGCCCAGCCGCGCCCCCTACACACGCCCCGGCCAATTTGCTGCCCGTATCGGCGTTGAACACGACCCCATGTACATTCAGGGAACCCGCGAAGAACCACTCAAGCTGCGCGGTCCCGCCATGTCGCTCGAAGGAGATGTCACAGCCGATCGACTGACCGAACGCATGTCACTTCTGAAACAGCTCGACACCGCCCGTCGTCACTATGACAGCTTCGCCGAAGTCACCACCATGAACCGGCATCAGGAACGCGCCCTCTCGCTGCTGCTTTCCTCCGAGTCCACCTCCGCCTTTGACCTGGAACAGGAATCACAGGCCACTATGGAACGGTATGGAAAAACGATCAACGGTATGAGCCTGCTGGTCGCCCGGCGGCTGGTCGAAGCGGAAGTCCCCTTCATCACGGTTTTCTGGAAAGGGGACCTCAACAAACTGGGGAAAAAATGTAAGAGCGCCGGCAGTTGGGATACACACGGCAATAACTTCAACTGCCTGAAAGAAAATCTGCTCCCCGAATTCGACCGCGCCTATTCTGCTTTGATTGAAGATCTCAACGACCGTGGTCTGCTCGATGAAACCCTGGTCATGGTCACCAGCGAAATGGGCCGCAAACCAAAAATCGGCGACCCCCGTTCCGGCGGAATATCAGGCGCCGGACGCGATCACTGGACGCATTGCCTGACCGACGTCCTCGCGGGCGGCGGAATCAAGGGCGGACAGACCTTTGGTGCCAGCGACCGTTACGGCGAATACCCGCTTAACAGCCCGGTCACCCCCGCTGACGTCACCCACACCGTCTACCACGCCATGGGCATCGACGACCTCATCGCTTACGACAAACTGGAACGCCCTTACCATCTGCTCGATGATTCCAAACCACTGACGGCACTGTTCTGA
- a CDS encoding right-handed parallel beta-helix repeat-containing protein → MSLSCSRVLVIFFCFLMISAVEAGGNPDINQRAIDELKSGKTDVAYASWWGFQREDSTAALQAAIHSGAKRVIVEKMNGPWIVTPIQLASDQEIVFEEGVVVQAKKGEFKAATASLFTASLKKNIQLTGAGAILEMRRADYDAAPYTKAEWRNGISVRSCSNVTISGLVIRETGGDGVYLGVAKRGVTNQKITIRDVVFERNYRQGISIISAEDLQIENTVFKETSGTAPMAGVDFEPNHSDECLVNCVLRNCVSENNQGPGYLLYLPNLTRDSKPVSIRFENCRSTGKGRALSVTTRNNTPGSVTGSMTFENCTFESAEQTPVTFLDKPADVCPVTLKNCTIIGPENNDAALPVIQFTARPGVVGKIGGVAFKDCLIKAAEVHPVMMFYDASYLSAVDNVTGTLQAQHNNQNVLYRLNSELIQKWMPASEAGNITPYQTDISRLQPLEANHETSSKPRRMVRQRALSQYLVYAKQGEDVSVQLTYHQLARYTGDKMPVKVTAPSGKVIPVDSVPFKQSANCEFTAPETGVYCISCDPGANFVTVDQSTHPLCLTSDGSPIRLMAATGDFYFHVPAGIEKWALGVFGGGAGERVSATLYDSTGKQVWSEKDINTPKLYTETHKTSAAGETWRLVLDRPSTGGFEDHYVLLVGIPSVLALTPGELLVPAVTFEK, encoded by the coding sequence ATGTCTTTATCGTGTTCCCGAGTCCTGGTTATATTCTTCTGTTTCCTGATGATTTCTGCCGTCGAAGCAGGTGGGAACCCAGACATCAACCAACGGGCGATTGACGAATTGAAGTCGGGAAAAACAGATGTGGCGTATGCATCCTGGTGGGGTTTTCAGCGAGAAGATTCGACAGCGGCGCTACAGGCGGCGATTCATTCCGGTGCGAAAAGAGTGATCGTGGAGAAAATGAACGGGCCGTGGATTGTGACACCGATCCAACTGGCCAGTGATCAGGAAATCGTCTTTGAAGAAGGTGTGGTGGTTCAGGCGAAAAAAGGGGAATTTAAAGCAGCCACCGCCTCGTTGTTTACCGCTTCACTGAAGAAGAATATTCAACTGACCGGCGCGGGGGCGATTCTGGAAATGCGGCGAGCCGATTATGATGCAGCTCCCTATACCAAAGCGGAGTGGCGGAACGGCATCAGCGTGCGGAGTTGCAGCAACGTCACCATTTCCGGGCTGGTGATTCGCGAAACCGGCGGCGACGGTGTGTACCTGGGTGTGGCGAAACGGGGGGTGACCAACCAGAAAATAACGATCAGGGATGTGGTGTTTGAACGAAATTATCGCCAGGGGATCAGCATCATCAGTGCAGAGGATTTGCAGATTGAAAATACCGTGTTCAAAGAGACTTCGGGCACGGCACCGATGGCAGGTGTTGATTTTGAACCGAATCATTCAGATGAATGTCTGGTCAACTGTGTGCTGCGGAACTGTGTCTCCGAAAATAACCAGGGACCCGGTTATCTGCTGTATCTGCCGAACCTGACACGGGATTCAAAACCGGTTTCCATCCGGTTTGAGAACTGTCGCAGTACAGGCAAGGGGAGGGCTCTTTCCGTTACGACAAGAAATAATACACCAGGCAGTGTGACAGGATCGATGACTTTTGAAAACTGTACCTTTGAAAGTGCCGAACAGACTCCGGTGACGTTCCTCGACAAGCCGGCGGACGTCTGTCCGGTCACGTTGAAAAACTGTACGATCATCGGTCCGGAGAATAATGATGCGGCGCTGCCGGTCATTCAGTTTACCGCCCGGCCCGGCGTTGTGGGTAAGATTGGAGGGGTTGCCTTTAAAGACTGTCTTATCAAAGCCGCTGAAGTGCATCCGGTGATGATGTTTTATGATGCCTCGTATCTCTCCGCTGTGGACAATGTCACGGGGACTTTGCAGGCTCAACACAACAATCAGAATGTTCTGTATCGTCTGAATTCAGAGTTAATCCAAAAATGGATGCCAGCAAGTGAAGCGGGGAACATCACACCTTATCAGACAGACATCAGCCGACTTCAGCCGCTGGAAGCAAATCATGAAACCAGTTCGAAGCCACGACGGATGGTGCGTCAGCGTGCCCTGTCGCAGTATCTAGTGTATGCGAAGCAGGGTGAGGACGTTTCCGTTCAATTGACTTATCATCAACTGGCCCGTTATACGGGGGATAAGATGCCTGTGAAAGTGACGGCACCTTCCGGCAAAGTGATTCCGGTCGACTCCGTGCCATTCAAGCAGAGTGCGAACTGCGAATTCACGGCTCCCGAAACGGGCGTGTATTGTATCAGCTGTGATCCGGGGGCAAATTTTGTCACGGTGGACCAGTCAACGCATCCGTTGTGTCTGACTTCGGATGGATCTCCGATTCGTCTCATGGCTGCCACTGGTGATTTCTACTTCCACGTTCCCGCCGGGATCGAAAAGTGGGCCTTGGGTGTGTTTGGCGGCGGTGCAGGGGAACGTGTCAGTGCGACGCTGTATGATTCCACGGGAAAGCAGGTCTGGTCGGAAAAGGATATTAATACTCCGAAGTTATATACAGAAACTCACAAAACGTCCGCAGCAGGAGAAACATGGCGGCTGGTGCTGGACCGTCCTTCAACCGGGGGCTTTGAAGACCATTATGTGCTGTTGGTAGGGATTCCCTCCGTGCTGGCGCTGACGCCCGGGGAATTACTGGTTCCCGCTGTAACTTTTGAGAAATAA
- a CDS encoding dienelactone hydrolase family protein, with amino-acid sequence MERKETSEFDQEVLDLYDDYAHGRLNRRDYIKKLGMFAVGGMTAEALMASLSPNYAWAEQVKPDDPRIKTETVTYKSPEGAGEMKGLLAWPAKGKKFPAVLVIHENRGLNPYIADVARRLAVDGFLAFAPDALTPLGGYPGNDDDGRAMQAKRDKAKMTEDFIAAAKFLDTNPKSTGKVGAVGFCYGGGVVYELAVKLPDVIDAGVPFYGRQPDLEDVPKIKAPLMIQNASLDKRIMAGAGPFEAALKKNGKTFEAFVYEGANHGFHNDTTPRYDDAAAKKAWERTVAFFKKNLAEND; translated from the coding sequence ATGGAACGTAAAGAAACTTCAGAGTTTGATCAGGAAGTTCTGGATCTGTATGACGACTATGCTCATGGACGACTCAACCGCCGTGATTATATTAAAAAGCTCGGGATGTTTGCTGTGGGGGGGATGACGGCAGAAGCTCTGATGGCCAGCCTGAGTCCCAACTATGCCTGGGCAGAACAGGTCAAACCTGATGATCCACGCATCAAGACCGAGACGGTCACCTACAAGTCGCCTGAAGGGGCGGGCGAAATGAAAGGTCTGCTGGCCTGGCCGGCGAAGGGGAAGAAGTTTCCGGCTGTACTGGTGATTCATGAGAATCGCGGATTGAATCCGTATATCGCAGACGTCGCGCGGCGGCTGGCCGTCGATGGCTTTCTGGCGTTTGCACCCGATGCATTGACCCCGCTGGGCGGTTATCCGGGCAACGATGATGACGGTCGTGCGATGCAGGCCAAACGCGATAAAGCTAAGATGACCGAAGACTTTATCGCCGCGGCCAAGTTCCTGGATACCAATCCGAAGTCGACCGGTAAAGTCGGTGCTGTCGGTTTCTGTTATGGGGGCGGTGTGGTGTATGAACTTGCCGTTAAACTTCCCGACGTGATCGACGCAGGAGTTCCCTTCTACGGTCGGCAGCCTGACCTGGAAGATGTGCCGAAGATCAAGGCACCGCTGATGATTCAGAACGCTTCGCTCGACAAACGCATCATGGCCGGTGCGGGTCCGTTTGAAGCGGCCCTCAAAAAGAATGGCAAAACGTTCGAGGCTTTCGTGTATGAAGGGGCCAATCACGGCTTTCACAATGATACGACTCCCCGCTACGACGATGCCGCCGCGAAAAAAGCATGGGAGCGGACAGTGGCCTTCTTCAAAAAGAACCTGGCAGAAAATGACTAA
- a CDS encoding flavin reductase family protein, with product MELDFEGADLGRAYAVLSSLVTPRPIAWVTSLDEAGVVNAAPFSFFNVLGAHPPIVGFCPGNREDGTPKDTAINVRKLHEFVVNLVDESLAEQMNQTAASLPFGVSEVEAAGMEVLPSSTVKPPRLAAAPASLECAEWGTLQIGDNRLVIGLVKRVHIQDQYWEADTMRIRSEELRLIGRMARPSWYCRTTDRFEMERPQ from the coding sequence ATGGAACTTGATTTTGAAGGCGCGGATCTGGGTCGTGCTTATGCCGTATTATCGTCACTGGTGACACCCCGTCCGATTGCGTGGGTGACGTCACTGGATGAGGCGGGCGTCGTGAATGCGGCGCCTTTCAGTTTTTTCAATGTGCTGGGCGCGCATCCGCCGATCGTCGGGTTCTGTCCGGGAAATCGCGAAGATGGTACGCCGAAAGATACCGCGATCAATGTGCGTAAGCTGCATGAGTTCGTGGTTAACCTGGTAGATGAATCGCTGGCAGAGCAGATGAATCAGACGGCAGCCAGTCTGCCATTTGGCGTGAGTGAAGTCGAAGCGGCAGGGATGGAGGTGTTGCCGTCTTCGACAGTCAAACCTCCCCGACTCGCGGCTGCACCGGCGAGTCTGGAGTGTGCGGAATGGGGGACGCTGCAGATCGGCGATAACCGGCTGGTGATCGGGCTGGTCAAGCGGGTGCATATTCAGGATCAGTACTGGGAAGCAGACACGATGCGCATTCGCTCTGAAGAACTGCGGCTGATTGGCAGAATGGCCCGGCCCAGCTGGTACTGCCGCACGACAGATCGATTCGAAATGGAACGACCTCAATAG
- the rnk gene encoding nucleoside diphosphate kinase regulator — protein MPQQKIFITKTDYQRLQNLLLSDFTQAIGNKPYLSGLHAELAVAHIVESEEIPADIVTMNSTVRLRDLETDELETYTLVYPQDANIKEGKLSILTPIGTAILGYRIGDQLRSRALAGGSKIRVEEILFQPERSGLTI, from the coding sequence ATGCCTCAGCAGAAGATCTTCATCACCAAAACGGATTACCAGCGGTTGCAGAATCTGCTGCTCAGCGATTTCACACAGGCGATCGGCAACAAACCCTATCTGAGTGGACTTCACGCCGAACTTGCGGTGGCACACATCGTCGAGTCTGAAGAGATCCCCGCCGATATCGTTACCATGAACTCTACTGTGCGCCTGCGGGATCTGGAAACTGATGAACTGGAAACTTACACTCTCGTGTATCCCCAGGATGCGAATATCAAAGAGGGGAAACTCTCGATTCTCACTCCCATCGGTACCGCAATCCTGGGATATCGCATCGGCGATCAGTTACGCAGTCGGGCTTTAGCCGGCGGCAGTAAAATTCGAGTTGAAGAAATTTTATTCCAGCCGGAACGATCGGGACTGACAATATAG
- a CDS encoding sigma-54-dependent transcriptional regulator has protein sequence MTNSPQHRILIADDEPLYLRTTGELLRKSGYDCVCVPNAQQALEALQTQPFDLILSDLNMPGNFKLELLRAGRSNWSHIPLIVVTGVPSIPSAIESIRLGITDYLLKPVKFEDLLSSVRRAISSTEKTPPPATTEDRGPLNLSDRYPEIIGNSAPVMELLEIIDRLAESDANVLITGESGTGKEVVARAIHQHSHRKKHNFQVIDCTAIPESLFESVLYGHVKGSFTGAVKDQAGLLSLCHQGTAFFDELGELPLTSQAKLLRAIQESKFTPVGKNSQIEVDTRFISATNRDLETEVKEGRFRQDLFYRLGVIHIELPPLRERGTDILQLAEHFLPELKPVKSPVNGFSAETLECFQQYRWPGNIRELRNVIERAATLSRTDCIELNDLPEQLRRQEINGEASSLDLQTASRNEAVETAEHSYLASLLEKYAGNISQAAQQAGLSRQGMHKLLKKHGLSANDYRN, from the coding sequence ATGACCAACAGCCCCCAGCACCGAATTTTGATCGCCGATGATGAGCCACTCTATTTAAGAACGACGGGCGAACTCCTGCGCAAATCCGGTTATGATTGCGTCTGCGTTCCCAATGCTCAACAGGCACTCGAAGCGCTGCAGACTCAGCCCTTCGATCTGATTCTCTCCGATTTGAATATGCCGGGCAATTTCAAACTCGAACTACTTCGTGCCGGGCGCAGCAACTGGTCTCACATCCCCCTGATCGTGGTGACCGGGGTCCCCTCGATTCCCTCTGCCATTGAAAGTATCCGCCTGGGGATAACTGACTATCTGCTGAAACCTGTCAAATTTGAAGATTTACTCAGCAGTGTCCGCCGGGCCATTTCCAGTACGGAGAAGACACCCCCTCCCGCTACAACGGAAGATCGTGGACCGCTCAATCTGTCAGACCGATACCCGGAGATTATCGGCAACAGTGCGCCTGTCATGGAATTACTGGAAATCATCGATCGCCTGGCTGAAAGCGATGCCAACGTTCTCATCACGGGGGAAAGTGGAACCGGTAAAGAAGTGGTAGCCCGCGCCATTCATCAGCACAGCCATCGAAAGAAACACAACTTCCAGGTGATCGACTGCACGGCGATTCCCGAGTCTCTGTTCGAGTCGGTCCTGTACGGCCATGTCAAAGGATCGTTCACCGGTGCAGTGAAAGACCAGGCCGGCCTGCTTAGTCTCTGCCATCAGGGAACCGCATTTTTTGACGAGCTGGGTGAGTTACCCCTGACCTCGCAGGCTAAACTCCTGCGGGCCATCCAGGAATCAAAGTTTACTCCCGTCGGAAAGAACTCGCAGATCGAAGTCGATACCCGCTTCATCAGCGCCACCAATCGTGACCTGGAAACCGAAGTCAAAGAAGGTCGATTTCGACAGGACCTGTTCTATCGGCTGGGAGTGATTCACATTGAACTTCCCCCGCTGCGTGAGCGTGGAACTGACATCCTGCAGCTGGCAGAACATTTTCTTCCCGAACTCAAGCCTGTGAAGTCCCCGGTTAATGGATTCTCTGCTGAAACACTGGAATGCTTTCAGCAGTATCGCTGGCCGGGAAACATTCGTGAGTTGCGAAATGTCATTGAACGTGCAGCCACCCTGTCGCGTACTGATTGCATTGAACTGAACGATCTGCCGGAACAACTCAGACGACAGGAGATAAACGGGGAAGCTTCCTCTCTCGATTTGCAGACTGCCTCACGAAATGAAGCTGTCGAAACCGCCGAGCACTCTTACCTCGCCTCCCTGCTGGAAAAATATGCCGGTAATATTTCTCAAGCAGCCCAGCAGGCCGGCCTCTCCCGCCAGGGAATGCATAAGCTGTTAAAAAAACATGGACTGTCTGCCAACGACTACCGCAACTGA